In Equus quagga isolate Etosha38 unplaced genomic scaffold, UCLA_HA_Equagga_1.0 73442_RagTag, whole genome shotgun sequence, the following proteins share a genomic window:
- the LOC124234385 gene encoding translation initiation factor IF-2-like codes for MGKGAPGARRRGPGPGALSCPPWRFPVPEDAAPGARDLSRGAEAPRPTCDRAAFVYGGPAFGRSTGPPRPGEGGGGRGEGPRRGRGRRISPPDPAAAPESQARLRAAVSSDSPRRDPRAPGLEEVAAGVEGGFPERCISQNTLCPPGRKRRRLRQRAVPHQRFQERQSRTSDLSGGGATLVWCPRPSGGGWRDLLASGPRPGPKPGFGSSGSQSGTGAAGGGPSIRLPGRYR; via the exons ATGGGGAAGGGGGCGCCGGGGGCCAG GCGGCGGGGGCCGGGCCCGGGCGcgctctcctgccctccctggcGGTTCCCTGTGCCTGAAGACGCGGCGCCCGGAGCCCGCGATCTGTCGCGAGGCGCAGAAGCTCCGCGGCCCACGTGCGACCGAGCCGCGTTTGTTTATGGCGGACCCGCCTTCGGGCGGAGCACTGGGCCGCCGAGGCCCGGGGAgggggggggcgggaggggggagggaccgcggcgggggcgggggcggcgaaTCTCGCCTCCCGACCCCGCCGCGGCCCCGGAGTCACAGGCGCGCCTCCGCGCCGCTGTCTCCAGCGACTCTCCCAGGAGAGACCCGCGCGCTCCCGGGCTAGAGGAAGTCGCG gccGGCGTGGAAGGCGGGTTTCCTGAGAGGTGTATATCCCAGAATACACTCTGCCCTCCTGGGAGGAAAAGGCGACGCCTACGGCAGAGGGCCGTCCCGCATCAGAGGTTCCAGGAGCGTCAAAGCCGGACTTCAGATCTGAGCGGCGGCGGAGCCACGCTTGTGTGGTGTCCGCGCCCATCTGGAGGCGGGTGGCGGGACCTCCTCGCCAGCGGCCCCCGCCCTGGGCCGAAGCCCGGCTTTGGCAGCAGCGGGTCACAATCGGGGACAGGGGCGGCCGGAGGGGGCCCGAGCATCAGGCTTCCTGGTCGCTACAG